The Salvelinus alpinus chromosome 29, SLU_Salpinus.1, whole genome shotgun sequence region tgtgtgtgtgtgtgtgtatgtgcttaaTTGTGTGAGCGCATGCTTGCGTGTGTTGAGAGCACAGCGCCACAGACTGACGTGATATAGAAACAGTGATCGTGGTTAATACCACAGACTGACGTGATATAGAAACAGTGATCGTGGTTAATACCACAGACTGACGTGATATAGAAACAGTGATCGTGGTTAGAGTGACGATGACAGACAACGATGTTTACATATAACCTTTTGAAAATGCTAAATACATGTCCTCCCGTTGGAGTATTATCAATATTATCATTTACCATCCAGTCTGGAACATTGACATATTATTGATTATCAATATCACTATCCATAGAACTATCACTTTTGTACAGCATAAAGGAGCAGACCAGACAACTAACTAGCCACTATCCCTGTGTTGGCATACAGCACCAGGGTCCTATTCATTAAGACACGCAATGGACAATGTTggaaaatgttttgcaatggaaaacggAAATGAGCATTTCTTACAGGACAAGGCCAGATAGTCCCTCTCCCCGTTTCCGTTAGTTTTCTTCATTTGCTGcttaatgaatacgacccagggaTGTAGGAGGGTAAACGCTCGTAAACTATTGTTTAAACACCCCTTTACTTGGTGAACAGTGTAAACTGTTGTTTAAACACCCCTTTACTTGGTGAACAGTGTAAACTGTTGTTTAAACACCCCTTTACTTGGTGAACAGTGTAAACTATTGTTTAAACACCCCTTTACTTGGTGAACAGTGTAAACTGTTGTTTAAACACCCCTTTACTTGGTGAACAGTGTAAACTATTGTTTAAACACCCCTTTACTTGGTGAACAGTGTAAACTGTTGTTTAAACACCCCTTTACTTGGTGAACAGTGTAAACTATTGTTTAAACACCCCTTTACTTGGTGAACAGTGTAAACTATTGTTTAACACCCCTTAACTTGGTGAACAGTGTAAACTATTGTTTAAACACCCCTTTACTTGGTGAATAGTGTAAACTATTGTTTAAACACCCCTTTACTTGGTGAACAGTGTAAACTATTGTTTAAACACCCCTTTACTTGGTGAATAGTGTTAACTGTTGTTTAAACACCCCTTTACTTGGTGAACAGTGTTAACACATCTACTATGCTCAAGTGTCATTCTTATCATTAGCTGATGTTTGTTACTCGCCGCCCCACCGGGCTTCAGCGGTTTATTTACCACTACATCCCTGGTTAGAATCCTTTGCTAACTAACAGTGAATGTTGCCACAACGTTGTCCCGAGGTTGTCAGAGCGTTGTGGGAGGGTTCCCCTACTCCAATTGACCAAGCACAGAGAGAGGGGtccaagctgtgtgtgtgtgtgtgtgtgtttgtgttcgtgCACTACACATCACcacagtacagtcgtggccaaaagttttgagaatgaaacaaatattaattttcacaaagtctgctgcctcagtttgcatatactccagaatgttatgaagagtgatcagatgaattgcaattaattgcaaagtccctctttaccatgcaaatgaactgaatcccccaaaaacatttccactgcatttcagccctgccacaaaaggaccagctgacatcatgtcagtgattctcttgttaacacaggtgtgagtgttgacgaggacaaggctggaaatcactctgtcatgctgattgagttcgaataacagactggaagcttcaaaaggagggttgtgcttggaatcattgttcttcctctgtcaaacatggttacctgcaaggaaacacgtgctgtcatcattgctttgcacaaaaagggcttcacaggcaaggatattgctgccagtaagattgcacctaaatcaaccatttatcggatcatcaagaacttcaaggagagcggttcaattgttgtgaagaaggcttcagggcgcccaagaaagtccagcaagcggcaggaccgtctcctaaagttgattcagctgctggatcgtggcaccaccagtacagagcttgctcaggaatggcagcaggcaggtgtgagtgcatctgcacgcacagtgaggcgaagacttttggaggatggtctggagtcaagaagggcagcaaagaagccacttctctccaggaaaaacatcagggacagactggtattctgcaaaaggtacagggattggactgctgaggactggggtaaagtcattttctctgatgaatcccctttccgattgtttggggcaacccggaaaaaagcttgtccggagaagacaaagtgagcgctaccatcagtcctgtgtcatgccaacagtaaagcatcctgagaccattcatgtgtggggttgcttctcagccaagggagtgggctcactcacaattttgcctaagaacacagccatgaataaagaatggtaccaacacatcctccgagaacaacttctcccaaccacccaggaacagtttggtgacgaacaatgccttttccagcatgatggagcaccttgccataaggcaaaagtgataactaagtggcatcgatattttgggtccatggccaggaaactccccagaccttaatccctttgagaacttgtggtcaatcctcaagaggcgggtggacaatcaaaaacccacaaatggggcctcccgggtggcgcagtggtctagagcactgcatcgcagtgctatgctgcgccaccagagtctgggttcgcgcccaggctctgtcgcagccggccgcgaccgggaggtccgtggggcgacgcacaattggcttagcgtcgtccgggttagggagggtttggccggtagggatatccttgtctcatcgcgctccagcgactcctgtggcgggccgggcgcagtgcgcgctaaccgagggggcgggtgcacggtgtttcctccgacacattggtgcggctggcttccgggttggaggcgcgctgtgttaagaagcagtgcggctaggttgggttgtgcttcggaggacgcatgactttcgaccttcgtctctcccgagcccgtacgggagttgtagcgatgagacaagatagtaattactagcgattggataccacgaaaaattggggagaaaaggggttaaaaaaaataaaaaataaaaaaaaataaaaaaaaaaaaaccacaaattctgacaaactccaagcattgattatgcaagaatgggctgccatcagtcaggatgtggcccagaagttaattgacagcatgccagggcggattgcagaggtcttgaaaaagaagggtcaacactgcaaatattgactctttgcatcaacttcatgtaattgtcaataaaagcctttgacacttatgaaatgcttgtaattatacttcagtattccatagtaacatctgacaaaaatatctaaagacactgaagcagcaaactttgtggaaattaatatttgtgtcattctcaaaacttttggccacgactgtacacacggtgtgtgtgtgtgtgtgtgtgtgtgcgcaccagGACGGTGGAAGGCAATTCAATAGTGAGCTTTCCTCTAACCTTTGACCCCAGTATCTGTGTGGCCAATcagatgacacctctctccctcctacctccttctcccctcatccctctttctcttggCTCATTTGCTCAGTGGAACACACAGAGTATCGTGCTGGAACACAGGATAAGAGCTTGTgtttttacaacaaaaaaaagaaaattaaTGAATTACATCAGAACAATAATTGTATAATATTCATAACATTTacttaaaaaaacaaatatgTGTATCATGTGTTTATGGTTATTTTTTCAgcttatatatttttgttcatttatttttaaattttttaaagaAAGTTCGGAGTCCATGGAGACAGGCACTCTTAACAACAAATGacatgggggagagggaggaagagatgggaAGGAGAGGTGAGGCGACAAGACAGGAGGTGGAGtgatccctctccctctgtctctctctctctctctcacaaacacacacacctctctctctctctctctctctctctctctctctctctctctctcatgcataGAACTCCTCCTGTTTGGCAGGGTTCTGGTAGGTGACGGTAGcctgtttgtcagggttctggtAGGTGACGGTAGCCTGTTTGGGTTCCTCCAGCGTGTAGCTGCCCTCATCTTTCTTCTTCATCCTGTACACCAGCAGCATGACCAGGAACGCTGCGAACAGAGCCCCCACCACACCCCCCACTATCACCgctgtggagggagagatggagggagggagaaggagagaggagggagagagagcagacgggaaggaaggaagaagagagagggagggatggggaaagagtgagagggagagagcgagagggagagacggggagagagcgagagggagggacggggagagagcgagagggagggacggggagagagcgagagggagggacggggagagagcgagagggagggacggggagagagcgagagggagggacggggagagagcgagagggagggacggggagagagcgagagggagggacggggagagagcgagagggagagacggggagagagcgagagggagagacggggagagagcgagagggagggacggggagagagcgagagggagggacggggagagagcgagagggagggacggggagagagcgagagggagggacggggagagagcgagagggagagagcgagagggagagacggggagagagcgagagggagggacggggagagagcgagagggagagacggggagagagcgagagggagggacggggagagagcgagagggagggacggggagagagcgagagggagggatggggagagagcgagagggatggacggggagagagcgagagggagagacggggagagagcgagagggagagacggggagagagcgagagggagggacggggagagagcgagagggagggacggggagagagcgagagggagggacggggagagagcgagagggagagacggggagagagcgagagggagggacggggagagagcgagagggagggacggggagagagcgagagggagggacggggagagagcgagagggagggacggggagagagcgagagggagagacggggagagagcgagagggagggacggggagagagcgagagggagggacggggagagagcgagagggagggacggggagagagcgagagggagggacggggcgagagcgagagggagagaaatatggTCAAACATTGTAGAACATATTCTAAATAGGACAGAAAATGTAAAGAAACCACCAGAAACAGACCAACGCCATGCAGTTGAAGTGGACTTGTGGAGAATAGCCAATAGAAATGGATTCAAATAGAATAAAATCACCCTCGGGCATGGTAAATTGAGTGAGTTAAAGGTGCAATATCcagaaatcgctccaccatttcctggttgcgttgcctaatttcagtttatgtgacaaaacaagcaatgtatagtgtagagaatcattgtaccatctaaaccactgtgaaatatatttcttTTCAATAAcctaaatattgtattttcagcttgtttgaagctggcatacaaaaccgaaagtaaaagccGCAAAAACACTtcctagacttgctttcaatttcgaatcacagatctataactcacatttctatgtgcattTGGTCAGATtgacccaaaaagttacatattgcagctgtAAGTAAATACCCGCATCTTCAAGTACCACTTCAAGCACTGCACACAATGCTAGTATACCAACTGACATGTCAACATATCAACTCACTATTATCTGTCATTATGATCTAAAGTCCCCAAAGCTGTGTCCTTACATAGTCCCCACCTACACAGTACACGCTAACATCATGTGTCCTTACATAGTCCCCACCTACACAGTACACGCTAACATCATGTGTCCTTACATAGTCCCCACCTACACAGTACACGCTAACATCATGTGTCCTTACATAGTCCCCACCTACACAGTACACGCTAACATCATGTGTCCTTACATAGTCCCCACCTACACAGTACATGCTAACATCATGTGTCCTTACATAGTCCCCACCTACACAGTACACGCTAACATCATGTGTCCTTACATAGTCCCCACCTACACAATACATGCTAACATCATGTGTCAATAagacacacaagcacatacacactCATATAATGCGTGTGCTACTGGTCatacacaacaaactaacagcaCACGTGTCTAGCGCACGGACACGCTAAGGACACGCTAAGCCCTGTATGACTCCTGCTCTTTACCGATCACCATGAAGGCACCGAAAACCACCGCCAGCAGGCAAGCAATCTGAATGGctgaggggagagacagacagccaatcagaatgaagaCAAAAAGGCTATGTCCAATCAGAagaatacagagagaaagagagagatggagtgacagagattagaagaaagagagagatggagtgacagAGATTagaagaggcaaagagagagatggagtgacagAGATTAAGATTagaagaggcaaagagagagatggagtgacagAGATTagaagaggcaaagagagagatggagtgacagagattagaagaaagagagagatggagtgacagagattagaagaaagagagagatggagtgacagAGATTagaagaggcaaagagagagatggagtgacagAGATTAAGattagaagagagaaagagagagatggaatgacagagaatagaaaaggcaaagagagagatggagtgacagagattagaagagagaaagagagagatagagtgagagagactcGCCTATCAGGACCTCCTTCCTCTCCAGGATGTTCTTCTGAGGAAGTTGAGCGGCAGAACTTCCCGTGTTGATCGTGTTGCCAATCAGATCAGGCTCCGCTCCCGTCTCCACGCCACGCCCAACAACCTCGTTGCCCTGGCGATGGTCCTCCTCACGGATCTCAAAGTCTCCGCTGGGTCCGTTAACCCCCAACTCATTattctgagagagagaaatacagtgaCCATGTCAGTTGAacacatcagatagagaacccaAATAAACATCATATTATGTGCGTTtgtcacaggaggctggtggcaccttaattggggaggatggactCGTGGTAACGGCTGGAGCGGAACGTGTTAGATGCCGTTCAATTCGCTCCGTCCCAGCCATTATTcagagccgtcctcccctcagcagcctccactggctcCAGTCCATTTATCTGGATTCTAATCATGTAATGAATCATTAACGACGCTACTAACGCTCTCTTAACGAGGCCCACCTGTGTCTCTCACTCCACATGTGATGAcacattcacacaggacacacacacacacacacaccgtcgtAGAGGGTAGCTGGGGACGTGTGCTCTTCTCTGTGGGTGCAGCTTTAGTAGGCAAGGTCACAGGAACCCTGGGCCTGAAGGGGGCGGAGCTAGACCTCTCAGTTGGGGCTGGGCCAGTCGTAGTGTTTGGAGCTGTTGTCTCTGGGATGGGtgtggtctctgtctctgtggcaGTAGTGgtcacttcttcttcttcttctgtggtggTCTCCATAAGTAaactggtggtggggtctggggACAGGTAAACATCCTCGTCCTCTTCTTCTGTGGTGCCCAAGTCTTCCACGCCGCTAGAGGGTGCTGCGCTCTCCGCCGAAGGAGTCGCCAAACTGGTGGTTGCCATGGGAAGAGCTGCAGGGCTGCGGGGGGAGATGGTAGTCTGGGCGGCCTTCTCTCTTTCTTGTTCCCTCTCTAATTCCcgtatcctctctctttctcgttctctcaccctctccctctctcgttccctctccctctctcgttccctctccctctctcgttccctctccctctctcgttccctctccctctctcgttccctctccctctctcgttccctctccctctctttttctctctccttctcttgttccctctccttctcttgttccctctccttcaattgttccctctccctctcttgttccctctccctctcttgttccctctccttctcttgttccctctccttctcttgtttcctctccttctcttgttccctctccttctcttgttccctctccctctcttgttccctctccttctcttgttccctctccttctcttgttccctctccttctcttgttccctctccttctcttgttccctctccttctcttgttccctctccttctcttgttccctctccttctcttgttccctctccttctcttgttccctctccttctcttgttccctctccttctcttgttccctctccttctcttgttccctctccttctcttgttccctctccttctcttgttccctctccttctcttgttccctctccttctcttgttccctctccctctcttgttccctctccctctcttgttccctctccctctcttgttccctctccctctcttgttccctctccttctcttgttccctctccttctcttgttccctctccttctcttgttccctctccctctcttgttctctctccctctcttgttctctctcccactctaccccgctctccccttctccctcagtGGGTAGTGGGGTAGGAAGGACGTCAAGTTTAGGGCTGGGCTCGGCTACAGGTGGGGCCGAGGGGGCGGGGCCAGTGGCCTGGGTGGTGGAGAAGGGGAGGGGCGCTTCCGTAGGTAAAGATACGCCCACCGCTGTAGGGTTGACCTTCATCTCTGGAACtacggagagaaagaaagatggaaggagaggggtTAGTTGTTAAACTAAATATGAACtaaaatactgtatgttatcagAGTGAGAGGAAAAGAAAGAGGTATAGGCTATActctgaaacagagagagaatggaTAATTACAGTTATAGAAACTAatctgaaacagagagagaatggaTAATTACAGTTATAGAAACTAatctgaaacagagagagaatggaTAATTACAGTTATAGAAACTAatctgaaacagagagagaatggaTAATTACAGTTATAGAAACTAatctgaaacagagagagaatggaTAATTAGTTATAGAAACTAatctgaaacagagagagaatggaTAATTACAGTTATAGAAACTAatctgaaacagagagagattggATAATTACAGTTATAGAAACTAatctgaaacagagagagaatggaTAATTACAGTTATAGAAACTAatctgaaacagagagagaatggaTAATTAGTTATAGAAACTAatctgaaacagagagagattggATAATTACAGTTATAGAAACTAATCTGAAACAAAGACCTCTAATATAACAAATAAAATGAATAATACATCTGATTAAAGTTATGGAGgtaattctacacacacacacacacacacacacacacacacacacacacacacacacacacacacacacacacacacacacacacacacacacacacacacacacacacacacacacacacacacaaacaaactcacaAAGGCTTGTCTACTTGTGATCACCTGATCTGCTgtctgtaatcagattacagtaaATAAAATCACTTGATCTGGGTGGAGGCCTGGCTACTGGGAGGGGGTGTGTGCGCGTtcaatctctgtgtgtgtgtttgctttagTTTC contains the following coding sequences:
- the LOC139559138 gene encoding RNA-binding protein 25-like isoform X3; amino-acid sequence: MKVNPTAVGVSLPTEAPLPFSTTQATGPAPSAPPVAEPSPKLDVLPTPLPTEGEGESGVEWEREQEREREQEREREQEKEREQEKEREQEKEREQEREREQEREREQEREREQEREREQEKEREQEKEREQEKEREQEKEREQEKEREQEKEREQEKEREQEKEREQEKEREQEKEREQEKEREQEKEREQEKEREQEKEREQEKEREQEREREQEKEREQEKERKQEKEREQEKEREQEREREQEREREQLKEREQEKEREQEKEREKERERERERERERERERERERERERERERERERERERERERVRERERERIRELEREQEREKAAQTTISPRSPAALPMATTSLATPSAESAAPSSGVEDLGTTEEEDEDVYLSPDPTTSLLMETTTEEEEEVTTTATETETTPIPETTAPNTTTGPAPTERSSSAPFRPRVPVTLPTKAAPTEKSTRPQLPSTTNNELGVNGPSGDFEIREEDHRQGNEVVGRGVETGAEPDLIGNTINTGSSAAQLPQKNILERKEVLIAVIVGGVVGALFAAFLVMLLVYRMKKKDEGSYTLEEPKQATVTYQNPDKQATVTYQNPAKQEEFYA
- the LOC139559138 gene encoding splicing regulatory glutamine/lysine-rich protein 1-like isoform X2; this translates as MKLPPCFMALIAALLAHSALGQAWVPSIDEESSSRDEFYDDEDLFSGSGSGFPEMKVNPTAVGVSLPTEAPLPFSTTQATGPAPSAPPVAEPSPKLDVLPTPLPTEGEGESGVEWEREQEREREQEREREQEKEREQEKEREQEKEREQEREREQEREREQEREREQEREREQEKEREQEKEREQEKEREQEKEREQEKEREQEKEREQEKEREQEKEREQEKEREQEKEREQEKEREQEKEREQEKEREQEKEREQEKEREQEREREQEKEREQEKERKQEKEREQEKEREQEREREQEREREQLKEREQEKEREQEKEREKERERERERERERERERERERERERERERERERERERERERVRERERERIRELEREQEREKAAQTTISPRSPAALPMATTSLATPSAESAAPSSGVEDLGTTEEEDEDVYLSPDPTTSLLMETTTEEEEEVTTTATETETTPIPETTAPNTTTGPAPTERSSSAPFRPRVPVTLPTKAAPTEKSTRPQLPSTTNNELGVNGPSGDFEIREEDHRQGNEVVGRGVETGAEPDLIGNTINTGSSAAQLPQKNILERKEVLIAVIVGGVVGALFAAFLVMLLVYRMKKKDEGSYTLEEPKQATVTYQNPDKQATVTYQNPAKQEEFYA
- the LOC139559138 gene encoding splicing regulatory glutamine/lysine-rich protein 1-like isoform X1 encodes the protein MADGIQVRVLRDPPTSYVARQPDRVRSRTPEKTLQDRTQAKTDSGSGIRDTKPTGQAWVPSIDEESSSRDEFYDDEDLFSGSGSGFPEMKVNPTAVGVSLPTEAPLPFSTTQATGPAPSAPPVAEPSPKLDVLPTPLPTEGEGESGVEWEREQEREREQEREREQEKEREQEKEREQEKEREQEREREQEREREQEREREQEREREQEKEREQEKEREQEKEREQEKEREQEKEREQEKEREQEKEREQEKEREQEKEREQEKEREQEKEREQEKEREQEKEREQEKEREQEKEREQEREREQEKEREQEKERKQEKEREQEKEREQEREREQEREREQLKEREQEKEREQEKEREKERERERERERERERERERERERERERERERERERERERERVRERERERIRELEREQEREKAAQTTISPRSPAALPMATTSLATPSAESAAPSSGVEDLGTTEEEDEDVYLSPDPTTSLLMETTTEEEEEVTTTATETETTPIPETTAPNTTTGPAPTERSSSAPFRPRVPVTLPTKAAPTEKSTRPQLPSTTNNELGVNGPSGDFEIREEDHRQGNEVVGRGVETGAEPDLIGNTINTGSSAAQLPQKNILERKEVLIAVIVGGVVGALFAAFLVMLLVYRMKKKDEGSYTLEEPKQATVTYQNPDKQATVTYQNPAKQEEFYA